A segment of the uncultured Fibrobacter sp. genome:
CAGTTACACCTCGAACGACATGAGCGTGGGCGACCTGGACGGCGACGGGGAACTCGAACTTGTCGTAAAGTGGGACCCGAGCAACCAGAAGGACAACTCGCAGAGCGGCTACACGGGAAACGTGTACATCGACGGCTACAAGATGAACGGCAAAAAGCTGTGGCGCATCGACCTGGGCAAGAACATCCGCGCGGGCGCCCACTACACGCAGTTCATGGTCTACGACCTGGACGGCGACGGCATTGCCGAAGTCGCCATGAAAACTAGCGACGGCACTGTCGACGGTACAGGCAAGGTCATCGGCGACAAGAGCAAGGATTACCGCACAAAGACCGGCACCATCATGAGCGGGAACGAGTTCCTGACCGTGTTCAACGGCAAGACGGGCGCCGCCATCACGACCATCGACTACATGCCGGGCCGTAATGTTACCAAGAACTGGGGCGACACCTACGGCAACCGCAGCGAACGCATGCTCGCGGCCATCGCCTACCTCGACGGCGTACACCCGAGCCTCGTGATGATGCGCGGCTACTACACCTACGCCTATGCGGTCGCCTACGATTTCGACGGCAAGCAACTCAAGCAGCGCTGGTACCACAAATCCGAAACGAGGGGCAAGGGCATCTTTGGCGAAGGCAACCACAACGTTTCCGTGGGCGACATCAACGGCGACGGCAAGGACGAAATCGTGTTCGGTTCCGCGGCGCTCAAGTCCGACGGCACGCTCCTTTACCGCACAGGGCTCGGACACGGCGACGCGCTCCACCTTTCGGACATGGACCCCGACCGCCCGGGCCTTGAATCGTGGGATGTTCACGAAGAAAAGTCCGCCGCCTACACCGACGACTTCCGCGGCCCCGACGGCAAGATCATCTGGGGCACCAAGCAGCCGAACCCGGGCGTCGACAACGGCCGAGGCCTTGCCGCAGACATCGACGCGGATCACCGCGGATTCGAGATGTGGAGCAGCGCGGGCGACGGCGTGAAGAACGTGAAGGGCCAGAAGATTTCGGGCAGCAAGCCCTCGGTGAACTTCCGCATCTATTTCGACGGCGACCTGCAAGACGAACTACTCGACGGTTCTATAGACAAGTGGAGCACCAAGGACAAGAAGGCGAACCGCTACTTCACCTACGGCAACGTGAACAAGTCCACTACGAACAACGGAACAAAGAAGAACCCGAGCCTCGTAGCCGATTTGTTCGGCGACTGGCGCGAAGAACTTATCCTGCGTTCGGGCAGCGACGCCTTCATGATTACGATTTTCGGCACTCCGGTCACGACGGATTACCGCGTGTACACCCTGATGCACGACCCGCATTACCGCGTGAGCATTGCCTGGCAGAACGTGGCCTACAACCAGCCGCCGCACCTGGGCTACTACCTGCCCGATGCGGTGAAGAACCTGAAGCAGCCTTCCATTTACCTCGCAGGTGACGGTACTACCCCCGTGGTTGTTGACCCGGTGATTGTCGACCCCGTCGTTCCCGAAATCAAGCACGACATGACGAAGGAATCGTTCGTGGATGCATCCGCCCCGGCAGAAGGTAAAGGCACCTTCGAAGACACGAACGAAGGCTGGAAAGAGAAGGGCTACTACAACTTCGACAACGATGAGGCGAGTTTTGCCACCTGGAAAGTGACCGCAAAGGAAGACGCGAAGACGACCGTCTCCATCGTGTTTGCAAACGGCGGGAACGATGCCCGCGACATGAACCTGTCCGTAAACGGCGGCGAAGCGGTCAGCGTAAGCCTGCCTTCTACCGGCAGCTGGACCACCTGGCAAGAAGTCCAGGTTCCCGTGAACATCGTGAAGGGAGAGAATACGCTCAAGCTCTCCTCCACCACGGAGAACGGCGGCCCGAACGTGGACGGTTTCTACTTCGGGGTGCCGGGCGTGACGCTTTCCTCTGCGGAAGGCACAACCGCCCTTGCGACTGGTGTGCAAAAGCTTGCCCGTGGCGGATATGCCGAAATCGAGATTTACAACATGAGCGGCCGCATCGTGGGGACCATCGCGAAATTTGTCGCCGCAGGTGAGAGCGCCGTGGACCTCTCGCAGGAACCGCTCCCGAAGGGGAGTTACCTCGTGCGAGTAAAAATCGACGGCAAGTACATCTCCAAGGGCATTTTTAAGAAATAGACCCCCCATAAACTCCCCGCCTAGCGCCCTTTCTCGGAAGGGCGTTAGGCGGCTTTTTACCGTTAACGGATTTCACAAAAAGGGATTGGTTTAAAATGAACGGATTTTATTCAAAGATTTGGCAAAGCCTCGTGGCAATTTCCATGGTCATTGCCCCGGCAGCCGTATGGGCGAAAGTAACCATCTACATGTGCGGCGATTCCACCATGCAGGACTGGAACGCAGGCTATTACCCCAAACAGGGCATCGGCCAGAATTTCGGATACTTCTTCGATTCCGGGCTCGCGACCGTCAAAAACTACGGTGCGGGCGGTACCGCCGCAGAAACTTATTACAACGGCGGGAAATGGACACCAGTCAAGAACACCCTCCAGAAAGGCGACTACGTATTCATCAAGTTCGGCATCAACGACCGCAACTACAGTTCCGAAGCCGGTTACCGCACCTACATGACCAAGATGATCAACGAGGCGAAGGCCAAGGGAGCCTACCCCATCATCGTGAATCCGGTACGCCGCAGCGATTTCCGCGGAACAAAGCAGGATTCAATTTACGAATCCTACCACAACTACCCGATTATCGCACGCGAACTTTCGAAAACGCTCAACACGCCCATCATCGACATGGACACCCTGAGCCGCAACTACCTGCTTTCCGTAGGCCAGTTCTACGCCCACCATTACCTGAACGTGGTGCTCGACAAGGGCGAATACAGTAACTACGCGAACGGGAACAACGACAACCTTCATTTCCAGCAGAACGGAGCCATCGCTTTCGGGCGCATCATTACCGAACAGTTGCGCGTACACCCGGACGCTCAGGTAAAAAAACTCGCCGACTACTTGGCGCCCATGTACAAGGTAGACGTGAAAGTCAGCCCCGCAGGTTCCGACCAGGCGACGACTATCAGCTCCTATTATCCCAAGGGCATGACGGTGACGCTCAAGACTACACCAAAATCCGGCAAGAAATTTCTTGGCTGGTATGACGGCAACGGCAAAAAGGTGAGCGGGAACGCGAACGCCTCGGTAAAATCAGACAAGATATACACCTTCGTCATGGGTTCCGCCAGCACGCAATACACCGCTGTTTACGAAGGCGGCACCGCAGAAAAATACACCGGTGACGGCAAGGCGCTCACGGCATTCCCGACAGGAACTCCGAAAAAACTTTCCGACGTAACATACTCCGTAGACACTACCGCGAAAGACACCGTCCAAGAAGAAGAAAAGCATATAAGCCTAGACATCAAGAACTTTATCGACGCCGCTAATCCCGACACAGGAAGCGGCGCCACCGAGGCAAACCACGAAGGCTATACAGGCAACGGTTTCTTCAATTTCGAAAACGCGCTGAATTCTACCGCCGAATACAAGATGAAGTTTCCCTCTGCAGGCTACGTGACTATGGGAATCCGCTATTCCTTTGCCGGCACCGAAGAGCGCTCGCTGAACGTGTACCTCGACCACGATTATATCGTGAAGTTCAAGCCCACGGCAGATTGGGACACCTGGGATACCGCCTACGTGGATCTAGACCTCATCAACGGCGAAGGAATCCTCAAGTTCATTTCCATGACCGAAAAAGGAGGGCCGAACATAGATGCTTTTGGATTCAGCGTTGACGATGTGGAACGAATCGTTCCCGAAGTCGAGACAACATCCCTGAAAGGCAACATTCTTTCTGTCGCGAAAAACGAAAACACAAGGATAGATGTTTTCGACATGTCGGGCCGTCTGGTCGCCCGCAAGCTCTCCGGCAGCGACAACATAGACCTGTCCGACATCGTCCAGGCAAGCGGCATCTACCGCATCATCGTCCGCAACGGGAAACACAAATTTAGCACCACCTGGGCCAACGTAAAATAAGGAGCCAGCATGAAGAACTTTTTCAAATACGCCATCGTGGCCGGCCTGTTTACAAGCCTTGCCGTGAGCGACACCACATCCTTCACCATCCATGTCATCGGCGATTCTACGGTCTGCAACTACAAGGATTCCGCATACCCGCAAAAAGGCTGGGGCCAGGTACTGAACAACTTCTTTGACGCTTCCCGCGTGAAGGTAAACAACGTGGCTATTGGCGGGCGCAGTTCCAAGAGTTTCATCGTTGACGGGCGTCTAAAAAGCCTTGAGCCCAACATCCAGAAAGGGGATTTCGTATTCGTGCAGTTCGGGCATAACGACCGCACCGCAAACAAGCCGGAACGCTACGTCCCCCAGGATTCCTTCCCGTATTACATGAAGCAGTACATCACGACGGCGCAAAAGCGCGGGGCAACCCCGGTGTTGGTTTCAACCGTCACCATGAGCGGTTCGCGCAACGTATTTTCTACCGGCAGCAACAACTACGATTCCCGCGGCATGATGCTTAAACTTGCGAAGGATTACAAGATTCCCTTCGTAGACCTGAACATGAAATCCTACAATACCTATAACAATACATACAAAGGAATGATGGATTCGTATGTCAAGAAATTCCTTTACATGCAACTGGACGCAGGACTATACCCCAACTACCCCAACGGCAGTAACGACGGGAATACGCACTTCCAGGAAATGGGTTCCATGGGCCACGGCACCATGATTGCAGAAGAACTGGAAAGGGGCGTAAACGACACCTTCCTTTCGCCCGAATCGAAGGCAGAACTCACAAAGCTCGTTTCGGCGTTACGCCCCCGCTACAAGGTGACCGTAAAGGCGAACATTGCGACTAAGGGCGCTATCACGCAGGACCAGAGTTTCCCGGGAGGTTCCCCCATGACCCTTCGGGTGGCACCCGCAAGCGGCGAGACCTTTGAATACTGGGCAGACGAGAACTGCAAGAAAATTTCGTCCAACAAGCTCTACTACGGTTTCAAGACGCCCAACCACAATACGACCTACACCGCCATGTTCAAGGGCGGCGCCGCCTGTGTCGCAAGTTCAACTACCGAAAACGAAAGTTCCAGCTCTGTAGTGCCAGCATCTTCCAGTTCCGAATTCCCGCAATCCAGTTCCGCCATCGTAGAATGCTCCAACCTCAAGGGAATCAAGGCCTGGCCTTCACCCATCGACATGGCAAACCCGGACAAGGGAGACGGCACCACCGACACGAACCACGAAGGCTACGTGGGCAAGGGATTCTTCAACCTTACCAACGACATTTCCAGCACAGCTACGTACAAGCTCACTTCCGACAGGTCAGCCACCAACGCACGGGTTATGGTGCGCTACGCTTTTGACGGGACCGAAAACCGCGACATGAAAATCAAGATCGATGCAGTCACCTACGATATAAAGCTCCCGCCTACCGGTGGCTGGGATATCTGGGACACCGCCTATGTGGAAGACGTTTGGCTCGACGCAGTAGATTTTGACATGGTCCTCTATTCCACAACAAATAACGGAGGCCCCAACGTTGACATGGTATCCTTTACCAACGAGGCCGTACACCGGGTCGGATGCCCCGTCGCCGAAGTACTCAAGGACTCTAGCGGCACGCAGGATCCCGAAAAGGGCACCACCATCGCCGCCACCATGCAAAAGAACCAAATGGGTTTCGACCCTCGAAACCTTACATTCCGTTCCGCAGGCGGTTTGGCACGCATACAAATCATGAATGCACTCGGCAAGACAGTTCTTGACGAGACCCGCATGGTTTCGGCCGGCAACGTAACGCTCCTACAAGGAGGCGCACGACTTTCAGCCGGTCGCTACTACCTACGCATAGAACTTGACGGGAAAATCGCCATTTTTGCGCATTTTGCGGTATCGGGGAAATGAATTGAAAAAAAAATCAAATTTTTTTCTTGCAATTTAGAAAATTTTATAGTACATTTTGTAGTACAAGTATAAACGCGTGTAAAAGGGATGGTTTTATGGAACAGCAAAAACAATTAGCAGGAATAGACACTGCGATCAAGGCAGCAACGATTCTCACGGCGGTCGCAGTCCTCGGGGCGTTCGCATGGGCAGACGCCGCCGAAAACTACAAGTTCGACTTCGGCGAGGGCCCGGTTGCCGCGGGCTACACGCAAGTCAAGGCAAGCACCAAGTACAGCGACTCGCAGGGCTACGGTTTCGAAAGCGGGACGGTTTCTTCGGTAGACCGCCTGTGGGACGACGACCTCACCACGGATTTCTTGACGGCGAAGGGCGACATGGTTTTCTCGGTGGCACTCCCGCAAGGCAATTACGAGGTGACGTTCATTCTCGGTGACGGTGAGAACGAAAGTGAAACCACCGTATGGGCCGAAAACCGCAAGCTCATGCTCGACCGCGTCACCCTCGCCGGCGGCGTGTTCAGCAGGCAGACCGTTTCGCTCAGGCGCATGGAAACAAGAAGCATGGACGGCTCGGTGACCATGAGCATCAAGGACCGCGAAAAAGATTACCGCACCTGGGACAAGAAGCTCACCTTCGTCATCAGCGGCAAGGCGCCCGCCGTCGCAGGAATCGAAATCAAGCGTAACGACAACGTGACCACGCTCTGGCTCTGCGGAAACTCCACCGTGGTTGACCAGATTATGGCACCGTGGGCGGGCTGGGGCCAGATGGCCCCGGGATTTTTCAAATCCAGCCTTGCCATCGCGAACTACGCCGAATCGGGCCTTACCGCCAGCGGGTTCTACAGCATGAAGCGTCTCGCCAAGATTCTCTCCGAAGTCAAGAAGGGCGACTTCGTGACCGTGCAGTTCGCACATAACGACCAGAAGAATCAAAACGACGTGAACAACTACGAAGCGACCCTCACCAAGTACGCAAACGAAATCAAGGCGAAGGGCGCCACGCCGCTGTTCGTGACATCCACCGCAAGGCAGAACGAGACCGACCCGAAAACAGCCGTGGGCGGGCTTCCCGAACGCATGCGCGCCCTCGGCAAAAAACTCGGCGTCACCGTACTCGACCTGAACCAGCACAGCATCACGCTCGGCAAGGCGCTCGGAGGCAACAAGGAAAAAATGTACATGTACACCGCGAGCGACAAGACGCACTTCTGCGAATACGGCGCCTACGAACTCGCCCGCGCGAACATCGAAGAAATCAAGGCGAAAGTGCCTGAACTCGCCAAGCACCTGCGCGACGACCATGAGGCATTCAACTCCAGCAAGCCCGATCCGCTCGACATCCTTACACGGGCAAAGACACCCATCACCGATGGAGGCTTGATTCAGGTGGAACCGGAATCCAGCAGTTCCGAAGAGCCGGAATCTTCTTCAAGCGCAGAAATCGCCGGGCCGCAGTCTTCCGGCACAGAAGATACCGAGGGTGTCACCATCGTCGAATCCATGACGCCGCGCAATGCACTTAGCGGTCGAATCGACGGCAGCACGCTCCATCTCGAAGGCGTCGACGGCGGCGCACACGACATCAGCGTCTTCGACATGCAAGGCCACCGCATCGCGGAATTCCGCGCAGTGCAGGGGAGCGAACTCCACGTAACCCTACGGCAAGGCGCCTATCTCGTCAAGGTCTCGCAAGGCAACAGGACCCTCGGAATTTTCAAGGCCGTAAGGCGTTAACACTCTCAAAACAACACACCTCCAACAAAAGCTACCAAGCCGAGAGTCGCGGGCAAGCTTGCTTGCACATGACCGAGGCGCAGTGCTTTGAATTGACTTTGTCAATAAAAAGCTCCCTAGCCGAGAGTCGCAGGCAAGCTTGCTTGCACATGACCGAGGCGCAGAGCTTTGCATTGACCTCGCCAATGCAAAAGCACCCCGGCATTCGCCGGGGTGCCTTTGTTTGGTATCATCGATTTATCGGAAAATGCTTATCGATTTCGCCTCGCGGTAGCTGCCGGTCGTCACCTTCACGATATAGGTCGCCATAGGCAAGCCATTCATATCAAACGCAAACGTATGCGCACCTGCGTTCTGCTCACCCACCATTTCCTGGGCAATCAAGGCTCCAAAGCCTGTAAACAGGCTGATCTTGACATTGTCGCGACGCGGAAGATTGTAGCGGACTTCAATTTGACCACGACGAACAGCAAGATTCATATGCGTCGAAAGTCCTTCAAGTCCAAACATCAACGC
Coding sequences within it:
- a CDS encoding GDSL-type esterase/lipase family protein, which produces MEQQKQLAGIDTAIKAATILTAVAVLGAFAWADAAENYKFDFGEGPVAAGYTQVKASTKYSDSQGYGFESGTVSSVDRLWDDDLTTDFLTAKGDMVFSVALPQGNYEVTFILGDGENESETTVWAENRKLMLDRVTLAGGVFSRQTVSLRRMETRSMDGSVTMSIKDREKDYRTWDKKLTFVISGKAPAVAGIEIKRNDNVTTLWLCGNSTVVDQIMAPWAGWGQMAPGFFKSSLAIANYAESGLTASGFYSMKRLAKILSEVKKGDFVTVQFAHNDQKNQNDVNNYEATLTKYANEIKAKGATPLFVTSTARQNETDPKTAVGGLPERMRALGKKLGVTVLDLNQHSITLGKALGGNKEKMYMYTASDKTHFCEYGAYELARANIEEIKAKVPELAKHLRDDHEAFNSSKPDPLDILTRAKTPITDGGLIQVEPESSSSEEPESSSSAEIAGPQSSGTEDTEGVTIVESMTPRNALSGRIDGSTLHLEGVDGGAHDISVFDMQGHRIAEFRAVQGSELHVTLRQGAYLVKVSQGNRTLGIFKAVRR
- a CDS encoding carbohydrate-binding protein, encoding GGKEGAQAGLSFVFDKSASSDGKNIPYATLKLDRPGDLKMPDGSSCSYTSNDMSVGDLDGDGELELVVKWDPSNQKDNSQSGYTGNVYIDGYKMNGKKLWRIDLGKNIRAGAHYTQFMVYDLDGDGIAEVAMKTSDGTVDGTGKVIGDKSKDYRTKTGTIMSGNEFLTVFNGKTGAAITTIDYMPGRNVTKNWGDTYGNRSERMLAAIAYLDGVHPSLVMMRGYYTYAYAVAYDFDGKQLKQRWYHKSETRGKGIFGEGNHNVSVGDINGDGKDEIVFGSAALKSDGTLLYRTGLGHGDALHLSDMDPDRPGLESWDVHEEKSAAYTDDFRGPDGKIIWGTKQPNPGVDNGRGLAADIDADHRGFEMWSSAGDGVKNVKGQKISGSKPSVNFRIYFDGDLQDELLDGSIDKWSTKDKKANRYFTYGNVNKSTTNNGTKKNPSLVADLFGDWREELILRSGSDAFMITIFGTPVTTDYRVYTLMHDPHYRVSIAWQNVAYNQPPHLGYYLPDAVKNLKQPSIYLAGDGTTPVVVDPVIVDPVVPEIKHDMTKESFVDASAPAEGKGTFEDTNEGWKEKGYYNFDNDEASFATWKVTAKEDAKTTVSIVFANGGNDARDMNLSVNGGEAVSVSLPSTGSWTTWQEVQVPVNIVKGENTLKLSSTTENGGPNVDGFYFGVPGVTLSSAEGTTALATGVQKLARGGYAEIEIYNMSGRIVGTIAKFVAAGESAVDLSQEPLPKGSYLVRVKIDGKYISKGIFKK
- a CDS encoding GDSL-type esterase/lipase family protein, which encodes MNGFYSKIWQSLVAISMVIAPAAVWAKVTIYMCGDSTMQDWNAGYYPKQGIGQNFGYFFDSGLATVKNYGAGGTAAETYYNGGKWTPVKNTLQKGDYVFIKFGINDRNYSSEAGYRTYMTKMINEAKAKGAYPIIVNPVRRSDFRGTKQDSIYESYHNYPIIARELSKTLNTPIIDMDTLSRNYLLSVGQFYAHHYLNVVLDKGEYSNYANGNNDNLHFQQNGAIAFGRIITEQLRVHPDAQVKKLADYLAPMYKVDVKVSPAGSDQATTISSYYPKGMTVTLKTTPKSGKKFLGWYDGNGKKVSGNANASVKSDKIYTFVMGSASTQYTAVYEGGTAEKYTGDGKALTAFPTGTPKKLSDVTYSVDTTAKDTVQEEEKHISLDIKNFIDAANPDTGSGATEANHEGYTGNGFFNFENALNSTAEYKMKFPSAGYVTMGIRYSFAGTEERSLNVYLDHDYIVKFKPTADWDTWDTAYVDLDLINGEGILKFISMTEKGGPNIDAFGFSVDDVERIVPEVETTSLKGNILSVAKNENTRIDVFDMSGRLVARKLSGSDNIDLSDIVQASGIYRIIVRNGKHKFSTTWANVK
- a CDS encoding GDSL-type esterase/lipase family protein; translated protein: MKNFFKYAIVAGLFTSLAVSDTTSFTIHVIGDSTVCNYKDSAYPQKGWGQVLNNFFDASRVKVNNVAIGGRSSKSFIVDGRLKSLEPNIQKGDFVFVQFGHNDRTANKPERYVPQDSFPYYMKQYITTAQKRGATPVLVSTVTMSGSRNVFSTGSNNYDSRGMMLKLAKDYKIPFVDLNMKSYNTYNNTYKGMMDSYVKKFLYMQLDAGLYPNYPNGSNDGNTHFQEMGSMGHGTMIAEELERGVNDTFLSPESKAELTKLVSALRPRYKVTVKANIATKGAITQDQSFPGGSPMTLRVAPASGETFEYWADENCKKISSNKLYYGFKTPNHNTTYTAMFKGGAACVASSTTENESSSSVVPASSSSEFPQSSSAIVECSNLKGIKAWPSPIDMANPDKGDGTTDTNHEGYVGKGFFNLTNDISSTATYKLTSDRSATNARVMVRYAFDGTENRDMKIKIDAVTYDIKLPPTGGWDIWDTAYVEDVWLDAVDFDMVLYSTTNNGGPNVDMVSFTNEAVHRVGCPVAEVLKDSSGTQDPEKGTTIAATMQKNQMGFDPRNLTFRSAGGLARIQIMNALGKTVLDETRMVSAGNVTLLQGGARLSAGRYYLRIELDGKIAIFAHFAVSGK